Part of the Vigna angularis cultivar LongXiaoDou No.4 chromosome 1, ASM1680809v1, whole genome shotgun sequence genome, CGTTCCAGTaatgctcggtcttacaccaggcgctCGTATTCGATTCTTATATAATCTATATTaatgaaatagcgttcgtccaagttcaataatattttctttaccgcgttcggtcattaacCGGCATTCGATTTctgtaattaaattattataaatatgattcTTTAACGTATTGATGTGTCTATATTCATTTGGATCCGGCCAATGGTTATTTAATATTCTGACGAGTCTACCTTTATTTGATTCGGTCTTAAACTCTGTACTTAAATTGTTGTGTGAGTTTGGAATTGAattcacgagagtcagttcatttaactgattcccTTCATAAATCACATTCGTTATATATGGTATATTTTTGTACTCGAGATATTCTCAAATCTAAAAGTAATTCTCTTGGTCTTATTCCATTCTGGAACGAGGGGTTTTATCGGTCTCGTTGCCCTCGTTCGTTCTCAAGAAAGcagaacgttcgttattttatatactttgaGAGAATGATGAAAATGGTATCTAAGTGAAAGGTTATAAATGAAGAAGAGTTTTTAAGGAGAATATGAGATtttggatttgaacgagcgttcctgggaggaacgactcttggatgaatattgaaatttggtaaagtatgactgtggcaatgctaagctgtcgattcatcctgatgttccgtgaatactcgtcttcacgtagagggggtatgtcatgtgtggaaacggcaggaggtcctagtccttaggggtactttggacagataggactaacctcgggtggcagctgatgagaattccagttactacatcacccgggtgcacgaacgtcgtagttacacagattcatacaatccggacggtcggtctaatAGTAggctttgttttaattatattgttatcTTTACATGTGTATTGATGTATGAATCGtatgttattttcttgaattaaattacataagcttaccctgtgtttccttgtgttgtccgtTTGTACATCCGTCttgttttgcaatgatcatccgtgtggatatgagcagatggaagcgcgctacttgaagaggcgctTGAAGAAGAAGTGTTGGGGGACGCGAACCTAgtagatgtggaagtgaaggccgaacagtagtgCGTTCGGTTATAGTTGGAATTTTGTATgaagtgaccgttcggtcacttccttttcctttttgttaTTTGACCGTTCAGTAATTTAGCTTTTGTaagccgttcggtcatgttttaCCTTTTATCTTGTACAGTTCACTTTTGTCGAACCTATGTAAGGCCATTCGTCCAAGAACCGTACTcttgtttaatataaaactgAATTGACTTATCATTaagtgtaattaattctattatatggttttactgtatttttgggatgttacagattGCATTAGTCctgatgtaattttaaatatatggaTAAAGATGTTTTCTTCCTGCGAGAGAAATAATGGTGCAATATGGAGAATAATGATGCATCAATCAATGTTTTCTTAATTCGCATTTCTGAATTAAGAAAACTAATAAGTATActataatgtttcttttttgaGGATATAAAGTACACtatgattatttttaacatgtgaATACAAATGAGTGAATGTTGTTTAAATTCATAAACCTGATTATTTTCATAACATacaaacaaatacaaatattttacccttttttttacaatgaaataatatgcttaattgtttgattaattgttTGTTTGAACTGCATTTACTTCCATTGAGATTTTAATCGGGTGACTTTTCCATCACAAAATTATCGGTGATTTCCCTAATTATTAcgagttttcttttattttcactcaatattaaattaatgacaAGCCACCTCCTATAATTACATCACTTGACCCACTCATCCACCATTGAATATGAATCAGTCCTCTTATACTAAAGTTATTTTACAATATTgagtcaaatttaatttttcctttatcTAATTGAATATCTTTTGAGCCAATTGGGAATTTGAGttttaagaaattgttcccaAGGAACAATCAATAACCCCTTCCaactttaaatttcttaaacttaattttacaaaagataaataaatgttatcagttttcaatttttatcatttaaactatttttttatcatatcaatcaaaatttacactgatttttttaaattttactttcaaaatttacctccaaatcttaaaaaaaaaaataatcaacttaCCCTTAAATTCAtctattctttttcattttttccatcAATCAATGTGAACACTCTCTCTCTCTAGAAGAGATTATTTTTTTCCGTCTTTccatttttcaatgaaaattcaattacagaataacaagttttattaatatcttttttcAGTTATTTTTGACTAATTGTAAATGAAAAACGTTAAAAATGTTCGTTACATTAAGAGtattaaagaataatatattctaaaaatatttttccctTTACTATACTATATCAAATTTCCATTCAAATTTTTGAAAGGTGATGTTTACAAACTAAAAattcttattataatattattaaatattggtAGCTCGTGTCGTTGTTTGTTTGAAATCAAAGCTGCCAAAGTTGAGGATTTAAAGTTTGGTAAACTTTGGTTGTGTGTCGTAATCATGGGCATTCATAGATTTTAGTATCAAAACCCAACTGCCAGATGCCTTGATCACTTCCAAGATTTTGCACTGAACAATTCTGATTATCGCAAATTTCCATTCTTTGCTGTTTCCTCGTAACggtttcttttgttgttttttctcttcatcTCTGCCATTGGAATTGGATGTTTTCCAAGTTCACAAAACCCCGTGAATATTTTCATTCCccttttcttattctttatgtttattatttttttcttgttggaTTCTCCGTCCACCAACTTATGGAACAGTGAATAACAGGTTTCTTAATTGATAATAAGAGTTGGGAGAAAAATGTCTTTGGTCAGTGAATCAGggatatttgttttattttcctGGAAGTGGTGTCCCCAATTTCTCTAAATTTATGGAAAGTTTCTTCCTTTCCTGTTTGTTTTCGTTGATATTCACAAAGAGGATTATATGTTTTGTGGGGTTTGAGTAGTGATCATGTGTGTGTGTCGAAGAGGTAAAATGGATTCGTGGGTTGTTGCAGCCATTGCTGGAGCTGGGTGTTTGGCTAGATATTTGAACAAGCTTTCAAAGAATGTCGATGGTTCATCTCCTTTGTCATTAGAGGATTCCTATTTTGAGAATGATGTGTCCCCAATCCAACCCTTCTGCACACAAGCAGGGAGAGATTCTTTATATAGAAGGGCCTCAGATGTGGATTCAGAGGATTGTCTTTTGGCTTCTGACGAAGGGCTTGAAAGTGAAAAAGTAAGGCTCTTCAGGAATTGCAGTGAGAGTGATGTCCTTTCTCTATCTAACTTTAATGATTATGGAAATGAGCAAGGCTCCAATGTTGTTGGCAATTGTGGTTTCCTACCCTATGATTTGTCTGCAGGAAAATTGGGCCATAATCCTCATAGAAATAGAATCTCTCACAGGACTAAGCGTCTGTATGGGCATATTAGTAGACCTTCAAACTCCTTAGAAAGTTGCCTAATGGCTCAGCTATGCGAAGAGCAAGTCAAATTAGAAGAATCTGTGTTTTTGCCATCCATGGCAACAAGGTCATTTCTTGTTGGTGATGGAAACCAAGTGATCAGAAGAGCAAATGATGATGATTCTCTCACCGGAAGTGAAGAATATAGGTTGTATAGAGAAGGCAATAAGGTGAAGGATAAAAGTGTATTATTCGGAGTTCCTTCCTTGTCCAAGATTGGATCTTCTAATGATGCCAAGAAGATGAAGATCAATGCAGGCAATGAACGAAGTATGAGATTGAGCCCTACTAGCAATGTGTTAAGTGGAAAGCATATTCATACTCAACATGGTATGGTTCTTCAATCTTGACTTGCAAATACCTTTACAGGCTCTGTTGTGTTGCAAATACCTTGACATttggatttttgttttgttttgtcaCGAGAGTATTTCACTtgttaatataacttttttagaTTCTTCTGCATTCTCTGGTTAGTTACACACTTACAACATGTTGTAAAGGAATCTTGTTTCATTTACACACTCAGGTCATTCGGGTTTACATTTTAATAGTTTCGCCAAATGAGATTCATATATAATGAGTTTTTGAAAACCAAATGGTTTTGAATAGGTCTAAACTCCCTACAAACATATTCGAAGGATGTTATAGAATCTTGGTTTTTCTATTCACATACCAATTTTTCCCGAGAAGGCCAGTGTCACTGTCTGTTCCTTTGCATGTTACTTCATAACCTAAAATGGCTTTACCAAAACTGATTAAAAAATGGTTTTATTATCCGGGCTTAACATGTTTATTACAGCTAACTCAAGCAAGTCACGTGTGTTAGTTATTCACCTGTTGATGAAGTAGGTTTCTAGTTATTTCATGGTCTCTGTTGCTTGCTGTGTGGTGTGTTTTGCTTTAACTATTATTGTTGACACGTACATAATCATCAGATGCATCATTTCTCTTCAGCCTTGGGATTTCTTTTGGGATAATAACCTCCATGTTGGCAAATAGAAGAGAAATGGACAAGTTAAGAGAGTTGTTAAAGCAGACAGAAAACTTTGTTGAAGATCTACAAGAGGAACTTGAAATGAAAGATTCAATGAGAGTGAAAGAGTTACATAATGACAATTCTGGTTCAGAGGGTACTTATGATCATTCCTTTTGTGATAATGAGCTAAATGGATTTTCACCTGAAAAGCACATGGATAATTTTCCAATAACTGACTGCAAGGAATCATATGGtcagaaggaagaagaaagttcaGAAGCTATGAGCAAAATTGAAGCTGAGCTTGAAGCTGAACTTGAGAGATTGGGATTAAACATGAATGAATCTAACCCAGAAAGACCGCATTCTGAGCTTGTAGAGGTAAGCAAAATTGTTTATCTTCTCCATTTCCTAGTATTAGTAAAAAGATCCTATAGgcacatttctttttcttatgttGAAATCTGCTTCATTATTTAGCCTCTCATCTATGGAAATCCTAGCCCCATGCTTGATAGAGTTGAAAACAACAAAGAATTAAGAATGGAATGAAAGTAGTGCTTTCTGATTACACTCCAAGggatattatattaatattactcGGTTTCTCCCTGTTTTCAAACCTTGTGATATTGTGTCCTCTTTATGGTTTGTTTTAAGGCACtctttatcaataatttattttatatttggtttaGTTACCATAGTACAGCATATCCCATAGtgttatcttttataatttaaaatagcgTTGCCTATGTGAAATTATCTCGGATGCATGTTGTGCTCTAAACTATGGATACTATAAATGCTTATTGTCAAATATAATCTCACTTTCTTGAAGAAGGATTTTATGGTCCTGGTTGTAccatttttatatttctcaccaataaattaaaagaaccaagaaaactaaaatggtaatgtaataaaattatacaaatctTGAATCTGTGCTGTTGTGTCTAACTCAACTCTAAAAGCAAATTCGTGAGATAAAAATTTCATATGCCTTGAAAACCTCTACATTGTTGATGAACGTTATAGAATTGATTTGGTTCTAAATATTGCATTGGGTAAGCTGTGTGAGCAGAACAGTTGAAGGTGACCCAATGGTAGTTTGACGATAGACTCTGAAAACATGTTGAATTTTGACAAGTTCTAATTCAAATCCAAAGTCTAAATTATGACGTGGGGTTTGCTTGTCTATTATAAGCTCTACTTTTACTATATCTATAATTGATGTGAGATTTCTGCACCAAGAATTTCAGCAGGCCCTTTGTGTAGGCTTTTTCCTTTTCCCCCATTGCTCAAAGTTGTTGTAAACATCTGATGTATTTATAAGCATATGAATAGGAAAAGGGGAAGAACAATATTATGCTGTTTTGACTGGAACTTTAAGTAAGAATAACAGTCTTCAAACATGTTTCAAACTAAGTGTTTATCATATGACAATTAACTTCCATATTTTTTTACGGAGCAAAATTATGCAGAGATCTATTAGGTATACATTATAGTATgtgaaacaaatttatatacaaGGGACAGTTATCTATGTTAAGGCACCTATATGGAGAACTTAAGGTAGCTGAATGCATTTGTTACTGTTACTTGAAAATCTGCTTCATTAGTTTTAAGCTGCAGTACGGGTTTCTATTTTACATGATTggttttattgtatttaaaattggATTTCTGACACTAAACTTGCATTGgtataaactaataaatatatgGCAATGATCTGGAAATTGTTTTTTTGACTTTATCCCATTATATGTTCCATATTTTCTCTTGACCAATTTGTATATCTTGTTTTCAAAGTCATGAAAGTTGTCATTTCCccttttttatatttctctttCACTTTCTTCTAAAACTTCTTGGACTGTTTTCTTATCATCTATAGGAAAGTTTGACTGTTTTCTTacctttataataatttttggaATTATGGGTTTTACAATAAATTTACAGCCTGCTGTAATTTGCATCAAgggttgagaaaaaaaattggaagaaaGTATAAACCTTATTACAGAAAATATTTTCTGAATCAGTTGGATAACCTCTTTGAATTCTCTTAATTTGCCAGTGTAGTTCACTTCCCACTCCTGTTTTATTCATACGTCCTCAAGTTTACCTCTTTTGTTTGCCTTCATTGTCTTAAAGCGTGCTAATGTCACTAAAATTCTTGCAGCATGTTCCTGTCCTTGTAGCAGATTTTGCTCAAGGTGCATTGCAAACTAACGTGATTGGTGGGAAAGATTTTTTCCATTCAGAACTAAATAAGGAAGATAGTGCCAATGTGGTTCCTGTAAATTATGCTGTTTCCCCTCATGAACTAACACTGCGCTTACACGAAGTTATCCAATCCAGACTTGAGGGACGTGTACAGGAGCTTGAAATTGCCCTTGAAAATAGTCAGAGAAAACTGTGGTTTATGGAATCAGAGCACAATAATCATTCCCAGAAATTTTTCCCAAGAAAAGCATCCTCCTTTAGTGAAGGAAATGTGTTGGCTTGCAATGAATGTGAGCCTATGACTGAACCCTTAGTTATGAATTTATCTGATGACCCTGCAGCTGCTTACAATGGTAGCTATTATGAAGAAATTATAAAGATAGATGACTTTGAAGAAAAATCTCCATCAAGCATGCATATTCCTGAATGCGAAGCAGCAAATGATCTGCTTGCTTTTCCCACGGCTAATGAAGAGAGAGTTTCAAGGGAACTCTCTTCTGGTGAGGAAACAATGTTGGAAGGGCTAAGTTATAGCAATTATGAATCAAATGGTGTTACTAGAGATGAAAATTATGAGTGTGATTATGAGATGGAAAGGCAATTAATAAGGCAAATTGTTGAAAGGACCAAGAAAGGTTCTCCTGTGTTCCAAAATGCTACAAGGATATTGTATTCTATGGATAAAGATGAGCATTagtatcaatattttttagttgacTAGAAGTAAAAGAGGTCAGTAATCTCTCTCCCTTTTTCTGCATAATGAGTGTCATATTATTCACattcttttattgaaaatattcaGTTAAATTATACAAATGATTCTTTCATACATTTGTTGGAAAAACATTTGGTTGGGGTGTTGATTTTGATTTCATTAAGGTTGTTGAGAAATTAACCTTTGTgactatattaaatataatacgCCTCAGAATCTTTTGTATGACTTCTGATTACTATGAAACATGCTCTATTTTACTAAAGTATTACAAAcaactttgaaaaataaaacataatagttaccttaataaaaatcacaatgaagaaaacataaattgtttttattcttgGTATATCTCTTACAATGTCTTCAGTTATTTCATTGATTTTAAGGTGGGCTAGTAGGGCTATATGAGTGCAGTAAGAAAACATGGGGTGTAGGAAGCATTGGCCCATGCAACTTTGTTTAAACACCTTTCGTATCTAAAGCTTTTCTGTTATGAGGCCTTTCacaaatttcaaactttgtttTCTATCAATCATATCAAACTCCTTTTGCATTACAACCCTCCATTTGAGGTCCTCCATTGCTTGTTGTCCTGCAGGTTCTTGAACTACTACTATATTGCTTCTTTATTTTGCTAAAAGTCAACATCTTTTCAGTATAATTTCAATTCTATTACTCATTCTCCATGAAATATACATCCCtgattatgagaatttttttttagtgaatttgGAAAAACTTTATAAACCTAGATATTGAGTAAGTGTAATAAGGAGTCAGTCTTTTTATATTTGTCCAACTAGGATTTGAGTATTAATACATTCATCAAGATTCTCATTATCTAAGTAGTTGAGACGAATGTCCGGATAATTTAATAGTAATCGGATAATCAATTTGTTATCCTAAATGAAATGACAAATTTTTAGctctcatttttttatattaaaaaattattttccgTTATCAACTTTAATCAAAtagtgtttttgttttcaaagatagctttaaataattttcaagcATAGCATGTTTTGATCAATATTGAGTATATCCTAAACATCATACATTACTTTTGTACCTGTGCACCTTTTAATAGCTAAAATTCTATTTCCTTCAACACTGATAAAACCTCATTACCAATCCTTAATTTTGATACCTTTTATTTGTCCAACTTTTCAAAAGCTTTTTATAGTGGATCATGCGATTGGTACAGTAATTGGACACTATGTGACATTTAGTTcatcaaatcaaatatataataagttgCGACAAAATTACTTCCACTTTTCACCTTTGACACTAAGTCTTCTCCAGAATTTCAAGGAAGATGATGCATTTTTTCACAATGCTTATTGGGAggagaaaattgttttttttttactattattgGATGCAACATTTGTCataattataactaataattatgGTACAACTTTTTTTAAGAGTGTAATAAATCAATGTCATGATTTGATTATGATTTGGTCTATATGACTTTTGTCTTAAAAACAAGTGATCCTATAACATCATCATTTTCAATAATTGtctcaaatttattattttagctTTGGATTGTATCAAAAGTTGGCTCAAAACTATAAGTAATAATTAAGACgcaactatttttatttaaaatcgtGTATGAGTAGCCCAAATATTATAATTCAACTTAAATTGACTCTCTCCACCTCGAGACAATTAAAGATACaccaaactaaaaaaaatatcatttgttTATAATGGATGTTCAAAATTTGCTAACTTGTAAGTAATTAATCATTTTTCTCAAGCATATTCCTACTTTGAACAACAATAATATGCATGTCTTTGTACTACGTTTTTCAAATCACAAGACtttgtcttaaataatataaacattaaaatcaaTCAACCAAAATtagtattattctttttatacttGATTAGATTTAAACAAAACGAGTATAGAAAtactagaaaaataaataagttcagattCAACTCTCAATTTACTTGAGATAGATTAGCAATATAAAATGAAGTCACTGGAAAAAAAATTCAGtctaatttaattgaaaatttaggtttacacaaaatgaaaaaacactTTCACATaatctaaatcaaattaaacctacaattaatatttttcaatatatgataagtttataataaacagaataatttattacaaaattactttgattttgatattttaaaaaatcattaaaatttaaatttaaaaccgaaacaaaaaaaacaaagattaaAAAGTCAGTTATACTGAAATTGAATATTTGCCGAAAATAGAAAACTATATAAAACTATAGAACTAAAACAACCAATCTAAACTGGAAAATACGAAATTGGATTACATCAAACTTGACATTATGTTAAAACAATGCCAATCGTTCACACAACACCTTAATTTCAGCAATTGCTGACCCATGAGGTctttaatatgtaaataaaaacaaaataaatcataacATAACAACTGCGAATAAGTTAAATCTATTGCATTCTAACAAAAAGCTCTCCTGCGCCACCAAAGGAGAGCTTAGGGAGACACAATATTTGGAATGTGACGGTAAAAACCAATATGTTGTGCAGAACAAAGTCATCACTTGAAATGAATAAACTGATCATAAAATTCTCACACAAGTCTTTGATTATTGTTGCAACTAGCGACAATTCATAGATTTACATGTTGTATGAGGATATCGTTTTGGTTAATAATAAAATCACCTCAATGTAAGCAACAAAAATGAGATAGCTGAATCTTTACGAAAATAGGGGAAGAAACAAGCTGAAAATTATCCTACATTACATCCTTCCCAGCCATGTCCAGCTGTGCCATAATCCTGAAAAATGCACATAAGGTTGTGATAGTCCAAAGAGATTTAGGAACATGCGGGATACAGAATTCGAATTGAAAACTACCAACCATAAAATTCCATCAAGCCCTTTTGGCAAAATTATCAGTATCGTCAGCGTCATCCCTGTAATCTCCAAAATCCTCATCTCCATTGCTGCTTGCTTTGCTATCAAATTGACCACTGCCTAATCCTCCACTTCCATCAGCAAAGCTGTTTCCAGTACTTGCCCCGCTACCATCCACAGCACTTCCATCATATCCGCTACTGCCAAAACCAGCAGAGCTTCCATGATTTCCTATTCCACCAGCATCACCAAAATTCCCACTGTAGCTGCCACCAGCACCGCTGTCAGCAGGATAGTTATTGCCAGAGCCACTGTCCCCAAAATTGCCACCTGACCCATAGCCACCAGCACCATAGCTGCCACCACCAGCATTTCCACCATAGCTACCACCGCCATAACCACCTCCAGTATTTCCACCATAGCCGCCACCACCATAACCACCAGCAACATTTCCACCATAGCCACCACCACCATATGCACCTCCTCCAtagccaccaccacctccagCGCCAAATCCGCCACCATATCCACCGCCATAGCCACCACCTCGTGATCTTTCATTAGCATAATTTACCCTAATCTGGCGACCATGAAGGTCCTGAAAATGATATACAGAAACGATGCGGCATCATGTAACAAACGATATCTTATTAATCATAAAAAGCATCATTGAAACGACAAAATGGTTAACAAAGTACAGAAAATATAAAACCACAAGCTGATAAGCATCATCACCAGGAAAGTATTACATTCACATAAATCACAGATAAGTTATTGAAAGTTCATCCTGATAGAATACACCTTGGCAAACCTGTTTTAGTGCCTGAAACTTAAATGTAAAACCAATAAATCTTGTAATTGCTTAAGCCTATCAAGCAAAAGGAAAACTAATAACAGCCTGGATAGCGGCTTCCCATCCTAAAGATCTTCTAATTATTAAGCATAATAATGGAGTACACGGTAAGCATATCTCAATCCCAGATTTAGGAAAAAAGCAGTCAATCTAGAAAATAGACAAAAGAATAAGGGTTAAAACTTAGGTATATATGATTCAGAGACATAAAAAACAGAATACAGCAAGGAAGCAAAGGTCACGTCCATGGCAAAAAGTGACAGGTTCACCAAAAAATAGTTGCATGTGTTGGGAATGACTGAAACATGTCAGAGTTGGCCAAAAATGCTGGAAACAATGTCAGCTATGGATGGGcatttgtaaaaaagaaaaggagtggCTGCTACTTCAAAACAAAATGTCTTCAAGTGACTGAGAAAACGGGGCTGAAGTTCTGAATTAaaggtgtgtgtgtgtggtggGTGGGTGGGGGGAATCCAAAATTGAACAGCCTAAACAGCAATCACCTGGTCAACATAGGTTTTTTCCCAACTCAATTGTACACCACTACAGCAAGATGTGTAGTATCACAGCAGCAATAGCCACTGATGTTCTATTATTGACAGCAATGCTTGCTTGTAAGAACAAAGAATAAACAAGTGAGGGCACAGTGAAATGATCCCAGATAGCTTCAGTGATGACAGTTCTGACAGATATCGCCCAAATGTATGCTAAAATAGGGCCATTATCTTCGCTTAAACcaacatttaataaaacaaaaaatagaatatgGGACTGCATCACCTGATGTGGCTGTGACGACCTTGTGTCCTAAGACCCCATCCTCTGGCCACATCATGGTCACCATGATCACAATTTAAAAACTCGCCAAGCACAAAGAAAGTCCGAGTAAACAAAAATCAGCATTTCACACACAATATGCACACTCCCAAGAATTGCACGGGTTATTTGTGCAGCTTCAGCCCGTGATCATTTTGCAACCAACCATTATAAACCACGCTACTCACAATATCATAACAGCATGAACGAGTTGACTGTGTTACCTGACCATCCAAGGCCTGAATAGCACTCGATGCCTCCTCAACAGACGTGTATGTAACAAATCCAAACCCCCTGGATCTTCCAGTTTCACGATCCATAATTATCCTTGCTACAAGAAGCATGACATTCAAGAGAAACTTTTActgagtaaaaaaattatttacatgaACGCTGTCAACAGAATTTCATCAACTCCACCCAACTGAATAATTTTTACGAAAAAAATACTAAAGAAAGCACGGAACGCATCTATTTACCATCAACAACTTcaccatattttgaaaaagcTTCCCTCAAGCTTTGCTCATCGGTGGAAAACGAAACACCTGCAACAGACAGAGACAAACAATGGTTGCATATACTCAAATCATCACTTCAACCAAAACTCAgaagtaaaaacataaaacgCATGTACTCAAGGGTACGCACCTCCTATAAACAGCTTGGAGCTTGGAGCAGAAGACAGACAGCGTATGGCCTGGAATAAGGAAGGGGACGACCGCAACTCTGAACTAACCTGTCTGCTAGCGGTCTGTCTTAACAAATTCCCAAGTCTACCAAAGAAAGCCATTGCTGTAAAGGAACCAAAAAACGTCAACCACTCTGAGTACAGCATGTAACTCAAAAACACAGTAAAAAACTAGTCAAAAACTCAAGCACCAGAAAATCATCGTCAAAAAACCTAGAGGAAATAAAAGTGAACTATATGAaaacttaaatgattttttttgttttagtacCAAACAAGAAGATAAATCCCTAAAGGCAACCAACAAAACTAAAACAAGTCCAACCATCAAACTTTCTGATCTCAACAGGAGATCAAACGATTACCGATGAAAGCATGCTCGCCGATCGAAAACGGAAAAGAAAAACACGTATTATACCATTCCAAGCAATATATTGATCAACACTAACAAATAAACAGATAAATTGATTCTGAAGGATAAAAGATGACAAgcgaaatgaaagaaaaaacgaAGAAAACCATGGTTAAAGAAGAAGATTGCATAATCGTATTACCTGTGTACACTTCTGAGACTTTTTCTAAAACCCTAGCGAGATATCAATAGATATACGAGAACGGGAAATGGGTTTAAGTAGAGCTTATTAAGGACGTGAGACTCTGTTTTTCTACTGGCTTCATTAGTAAACGGGCCTAGGCCCCTTTTTGGTGAGCCATTTTTTTTGACTCCCATAATTTCCATATACACTCATA contains:
- the LOC108335144 gene encoding uncharacterized protein LOC108335144 is translated as MCVCRRGKMDSWVVAAIAGAGCLARYLNKLSKNVDGSSPLSLEDSYFENDVSPIQPFCTQAGRDSLYRRASDVDSEDCLLASDEGLESEKVRLFRNCSESDVLSLSNFNDYGNEQGSNVVGNCGFLPYDLSAGKLGHNPHRNRISHRTKRLYGHISRPSNSLESCLMAQLCEEQVKLEESVFLPSMATRSFLVGDGNQVIRRANDDDSLTGSEEYRLYREGNKVKDKSVLFGVPSLSKIGSSNDAKKMKINAGNERSMRLSPTSNVLSGKHIHTQHDASFLFSLGISFGIITSMLANRREMDKLRELLKQTENFVEDLQEELEMKDSMRVKELHNDNSGSEGTYDHSFCDNELNGFSPEKHMDNFPITDCKESYGQKEEESSEAMSKIEAELEAELERLGLNMNESNPERPHSELVEHVPVLVADFAQGALQTNVIGGKDFFHSELNKEDSANVVPVNYAVSPHELTLRLHEVIQSRLEGRVQELEIALENSQRKLWFMESEHNNHSQKFFPRKASSFSEGNVLACNECEPMTEPLVMNLSDDPAAAYNGSYYEEIIKIDDFEEKSPSSMHIPECEAANDLLAFPTANEERVSRELSSGEETMLEGLSYSNYESNGVTRDENYECDYEMERQLIRQIVERTKKGSPVFQNATRILYSMDKDEH
- the LOC108321741 gene encoding glycine-rich RNA-binding protein 3, mitochondrial is translated as MAFFGRLGNLLRQTASRQVSSELRSSPSLFQAIRCLSSAPSSKLFIGGVSFSTDEQSLREAFSKYGEVVDARIIMDRETGRSRGFGFVTYTSVEEASSAIQALDGQDLHGRQIRVNYANERSRGGGYGGGYGGGFGAGGGGGYGGGAYGGGGYGGNVAGGYGGGGYGGNTGGGYGGGSYGGNAGGGSYGAGGYGSGGNFGDSGSGNNYPADSGAGGSYSGNFGDAGGIGNHGSSAGFGSSGYDGSAVDGSGASTGNSFADGSGGLGSGQFDSKASSNGDEDFGDYRDDADDTDNFAKRA